In Alkalihalobacterium alkalinitrilicum, a genomic segment contains:
- a CDS encoding proline--tRNA ligase, producing MKQSSYFIPTMREVPADAEIASHQLMLRAGMIRQTASGIYSYLPLGKRVLKKVEEIIREEMDASGAIEVLMPAIQPAELWEESGRLGDYGPELMRLKDRHERDFVLGATHEEVITSLVRDDVKSYKKLPINLYQIQTKYRDERRPRFGVLRSREFIMKDAYSFDTSKEGLDVSYQKMYDAYTRIFKRFGLDFRAVEADSGAIGGTDTHEFMVLTEVGEDTIAYSDQSEFAANIEIAPVHVNYTKSDETEEALEKVETPNVKTIEDLENFFKQSSDRMIKAILYTVNEEPLLVLVRGDHEVNEIKVKNLFDKGVVELASPEQAKQFLNCETGYIGPIGLPSDIKVVADVAVQYVVNAICGANELGFHFQNVNPERDFTVSTFTDLRLIQEGDPSPDGKGTIRFAKGIEVGHVFKLGTKYSEALGANYLDDQGKTQPMIMGCYGIGVSRTVAAIVEQSNDENGLLWPKSVSPFDIHLIAINVKDEAQLKLADKLYDELRANRLDVLYDERPERAGVKFKDADLIGLPIRIGVGKKAAEGIVEVKVRKTGEMLEVSVAELNETIQTLISKL from the coding sequence ATGAAACAAAGCTCATACTTCATCCCAACGATGCGTGAAGTACCGGCTGATGCTGAGATTGCTAGTCATCAGCTAATGCTACGGGCAGGAATGATCCGCCAAACTGCATCAGGGATTTATAGTTATTTACCGTTAGGAAAGAGAGTATTAAAAAAGGTAGAAGAGATTATTCGTGAAGAAATGGATGCTTCAGGAGCGATTGAAGTGTTAATGCCAGCAATTCAACCTGCTGAATTGTGGGAAGAATCAGGACGTTTAGGTGATTATGGACCAGAACTAATGCGATTGAAAGATCGCCACGAACGTGACTTCGTTCTCGGGGCTACTCATGAAGAAGTTATTACTAGCCTTGTTCGTGATGATGTTAAGTCTTATAAAAAGTTACCAATAAATTTATATCAAATTCAAACGAAATATCGTGATGAACGTAGACCACGCTTTGGAGTCCTTAGGTCCCGTGAATTTATTATGAAAGACGCTTATTCTTTTGATACGTCAAAAGAAGGTTTAGATGTCAGTTATCAAAAAATGTATGATGCATATACTCGGATTTTTAAGCGTTTTGGCCTCGATTTTCGTGCTGTTGAAGCTGATAGTGGTGCTATTGGTGGAACAGATACACATGAATTCATGGTGTTAACTGAAGTAGGAGAAGATACAATTGCTTATTCTGATCAATCTGAATTTGCAGCTAATATAGAAATTGCACCTGTACATGTGAACTATACTAAGAGTGATGAGACAGAAGAAGCTCTTGAAAAAGTAGAAACGCCTAATGTTAAAACGATTGAGGATTTAGAAAACTTCTTCAAACAATCTTCAGATCGAATGATTAAGGCTATACTTTATACAGTTAATGAAGAACCCTTATTAGTACTCGTTCGTGGAGATCATGAAGTAAACGAAATAAAAGTGAAAAATCTTTTTGATAAAGGTGTTGTTGAATTAGCTTCTCCTGAACAGGCAAAGCAATTCTTAAACTGTGAAACAGGATATATTGGACCAATAGGTTTACCTTCTGATATTAAAGTTGTCGCGGATGTAGCTGTCCAGTATGTTGTAAACGCAATTTGCGGTGCCAATGAATTAGGTTTTCACTTTCAAAATGTAAATCCTGAGCGAGATTTTACGGTTTCAACCTTCACTGATTTACGTCTTATTCAAGAAGGTGATCCTTCCCCTGATGGCAAAGGAACGATCCGCTTTGCTAAAGGAATTGAAGTTGGACACGTATTTAAATTAGGAACGAAATATAGTGAAGCGTTAGGAGCAAATTACCTTGATGATCAAGGTAAAACACAGCCTATGATTATGGGTTGTTATGGTATTGGTGTTTCTCGAACTGTAGCAGCTATTGTTGAACAAAGTAATGACGAAAATGGACTTTTATGGCCAAAATCAGTATCCCCTTTCGATATTCATCTCATTGCCATTAATGTGAAGGACGAAGCGCAGTTAAAACTTGCGGACAAGCTCTATGATGAACTTAGAGCCAATCGTTTAGATGTACTTTATGACGAGCGACCTGAACGAGCTGGGGTGAAATTCAAAGATGCGGACTTGATCGGATTACCTATTCGAATTGGTGTAGGAAAAAAAGCTGCTGAAGGAATTGTCGAAGTGAAAGTTCGAAAAACCGGTGAAATGCTAGAAGTTTCTGTAGCAGAGCTAAATGAAACAATTCAAACGTTAATTAGTAAGCTTTAA
- a CDS encoding PolC-type DNA polymerase III, whose product MNNQDQQTRKERFQLLLQQMLLPEELVQQYFQNGQIVKLTIQKEKKAWHFKFYLDTVLPANVYLAFSERIVQSFQHIASVTFSIQYNNPQINEHLIADYWSVIVAQLKSVSHGFISLLEKQVPKINNRQLVIQARNEAEKEALLRKLTEPLKQTCESLGLPPFQLEAEVKESVEEMNKFMEERAKEDHSKVIEAMLEKKKMEKEAGTKTAQSSLVIGYKIKDEPTAICEILDEERKIAIQGYVFDTDIRELRSGRSLLTFKITDYTDSIIVKIFSRDKEDVPLLQGVKKGMWLKVQGMVQNDTFVRDLVMIAKDINQVKPIERLDTAAEDEKRVELHVHTTMSQMDGMVNAGRYVEQAAKWGHKAIAITDHAVVQSFPEAYSASKKHGVKILYGLEANVVDDGVPIAYNEAPRPLLEDTYVVFDVETTGLSAVYNSIIELAAVKVKNGEIIDRFESFADPHETLTQTIIDLTGITDDMVKGAPEVEDVLRKFQEFVGDAILVAHNASFDMGFLNVGYRKIGLGDAPNPVIDTLELARFLYPEMKNHRLNTLCKKFDIELVSHHRAIYDAEATGFLMWKMVKDAIEKGIESHDQLNQNMGKGEFFRQRPFHCMIIAQTQEGLKNLYELVSIAHVNYFFRTPRIPRSELQKRRKGLLIGASGCDNGEVFEAMMQKSPDEVEEIAKFYDYLEVQPPSNFPQLLEREIVKSEAHLELIIRNIVKLGEKLEKPVVATGNVHYLDENDAIYRKILIGSQGGANPLNRNSLPIVHFRTTNEMIDIFSFLGDEKAKEVVVTHPNNIVEMVEDIQPIPDDLYTPNIEGADDEVRQMSYNRAKSIYGEELPEIVEARLEKELKSIIGHGFAVIYLISHKLVKKSLIDGYLVGSRGSVGSSLVATMTEITEVNPLPPHYVCPNCHHSYFFNDGSVGSGYDLPDKDCTECSTKYVKDGQDIPFETFLGFKGDKVPDIDLNFSGEYQPRAHNYTKVLFGEENVYRAGTIGTVAEKTAYGYVKGYQSDHNLQIRSAEIDRLVSGCTGVKRTTGQHPGGIIVVPDFMNIHDFCPIQFPADDKTSEWKTTHFDFHSIHDNLLKLDILGHDDPTVIRMLQDLSGIDPKTIPTDDTEVMKIFSGPEVLGVTEEQIMCKTGTLGIPEFGTRFVRQMLEETKPSTFSELVQISGLSHGTDVWLNNANELIYSGTCELKDVIGCRDDIMVYLIYAGLEPSLAFKIMESVRKGKGLQEEWIEEMKKNNVPDWYIGSCLKIKYMFPKAHAAAYVLMAVRIAYFKVHFPLLYYAAYFTVRADDFDLDTMVKGSTSIRAKIEEINAKGLDASPKEKNLLTVLELSLEMCERGFSFQKVDLYRSSATEFIIEGDTLLPPFNALNGVGTNAAINIVRAKEEREFLSIEDLQQRSKSTKTVIEHLQDHGCLEGLPESNQLSLF is encoded by the coding sequence ATGAATAACCAGGACCAGCAAACAAGAAAAGAACGATTTCAGTTACTCCTTCAACAAATGTTACTACCAGAAGAACTTGTACAACAGTACTTTCAAAATGGACAAATTGTGAAGCTGACGATTCAAAAAGAGAAAAAAGCATGGCATTTCAAGTTTTATTTAGATACCGTATTACCAGCCAATGTATACCTTGCATTTTCAGAACGAATCGTTCAGTCCTTCCAACATATTGCTTCGGTTACGTTTTCTATTCAATACAACAACCCTCAAATTAATGAACATTTGATCGCTGACTATTGGAGCGTAATTGTTGCTCAGCTGAAATCTGTTTCGCATGGATTTATTTCATTATTAGAAAAACAAGTCCCTAAGATAAACAATCGCCAATTGGTCATTCAAGCCAGGAACGAAGCAGAAAAAGAAGCCTTGCTTCGTAAATTAACAGAACCATTAAAACAAACATGTGAATCTTTAGGTTTACCCCCATTTCAATTAGAGGCTGAAGTAAAAGAGTCGGTAGAAGAAATGAATAAATTTATGGAAGAACGTGCGAAAGAAGATCACTCTAAAGTAATTGAAGCGATGTTAGAAAAGAAAAAGATGGAAAAAGAAGCAGGTACGAAAACGGCACAATCATCGCTCGTTATTGGTTATAAAATTAAGGATGAACCAACGGCAATATGTGAAATCTTGGATGAAGAACGTAAAATTGCGATACAAGGTTATGTATTCGATACGGACATTCGGGAGTTACGTTCAGGACGATCACTTCTTACTTTTAAAATTACGGACTATACTGATTCAATTATTGTTAAAATCTTTTCTAGAGATAAAGAAGATGTCCCATTACTGCAAGGTGTTAAAAAAGGAATGTGGTTAAAAGTTCAAGGTATGGTTCAAAATGATACATTTGTACGTGACCTTGTAATGATTGCTAAAGATATTAATCAAGTGAAACCGATAGAACGGCTGGACACTGCAGCTGAAGATGAAAAAAGGGTTGAATTACATGTCCATACGACTATGAGTCAAATGGATGGGATGGTTAATGCAGGAAGATATGTGGAACAAGCAGCAAAATGGGGGCATAAAGCTATTGCAATTACCGACCATGCAGTTGTTCAATCCTTCCCTGAAGCATATTCAGCAAGTAAAAAACACGGAGTGAAAATATTATACGGTCTAGAAGCGAATGTAGTCGATGACGGTGTACCGATTGCTTATAATGAAGCTCCTCGTCCATTATTGGAAGATACGTATGTCGTGTTTGACGTGGAAACAACTGGATTATCTGCTGTCTATAATTCAATTATCGAATTAGCCGCGGTTAAAGTGAAGAATGGTGAAATTATCGATCGTTTTGAATCGTTTGCGGATCCACACGAAACATTGACTCAAACGATTATCGATCTAACAGGAATTACCGATGATATGGTTAAGGGAGCTCCAGAAGTAGAGGATGTCCTTCGTAAATTTCAGGAATTTGTAGGAGATGCCATACTCGTAGCTCATAATGCTAGTTTTGATATGGGATTTTTGAATGTAGGTTATCGAAAAATTGGTTTAGGGGATGCACCAAACCCAGTAATAGATACACTTGAATTAGCGCGCTTCTTATATCCAGAGATGAAAAACCACCGTTTAAATACACTTTGTAAAAAGTTTGATATTGAGTTAGTTAGTCATCACCGTGCGATTTATGATGCGGAAGCAACTGGGTTTTTAATGTGGAAAATGGTAAAAGATGCAATCGAAAAAGGGATTGAGTCTCATGATCAACTAAACCAAAACATGGGTAAAGGTGAGTTTTTCAGACAGCGACCATTTCATTGCATGATTATTGCACAAACGCAAGAAGGATTGAAAAATTTATATGAGCTTGTTTCAATCGCTCATGTTAATTATTTTTTTCGAACGCCACGTATTCCAAGGTCCGAATTACAAAAACGCCGAAAAGGGTTATTAATTGGTGCCTCTGGATGTGATAATGGTGAAGTTTTTGAAGCGATGATGCAAAAGTCGCCAGATGAAGTAGAAGAAATCGCTAAGTTTTATGATTATTTAGAAGTTCAACCACCATCTAATTTTCCGCAGCTGCTAGAAAGAGAGATCGTAAAAAGTGAAGCACATCTTGAACTCATCATTCGAAATATAGTTAAGTTAGGTGAGAAGTTAGAAAAGCCTGTAGTTGCTACTGGCAACGTCCATTATCTTGATGAAAATGATGCTATTTATCGAAAAATCTTGATTGGTTCCCAAGGTGGTGCTAATCCATTAAATAGAAACTCCTTACCCATTGTTCACTTTCGAACTACGAATGAAATGATTGATATATTCTCTTTCTTAGGAGATGAAAAGGCAAAGGAAGTAGTCGTTACACATCCAAACAATATAGTTGAGATGGTAGAAGATATTCAGCCGATTCCAGATGACCTTTATACTCCTAACATTGAAGGTGCTGACGATGAAGTTCGACAAATGAGCTATAATCGTGCGAAAAGTATATATGGTGAAGAACTCCCAGAAATTGTAGAAGCTCGGTTAGAAAAAGAGTTAAAAAGTATTATTGGGCATGGATTTGCCGTCATTTATTTAATCTCGCATAAACTTGTTAAAAAATCACTTATTGACGGATACTTAGTTGGCTCAAGGGGATCTGTAGGTTCATCTCTAGTAGCAACGATGACTGAAATCACAGAAGTTAATCCACTTCCACCACATTATGTGTGTCCAAACTGTCATCACTCTTACTTTTTTAATGATGGATCTGTAGGTTCAGGTTATGATCTACCAGATAAGGATTGTACAGAATGTAGCACAAAATATGTGAAGGATGGACAAGATATTCCATTTGAAACCTTCTTAGGATTTAAAGGTGATAAGGTACCTGATATTGACTTAAACTTTTCTGGGGAATATCAACCACGCGCCCATAACTATACTAAAGTGTTGTTCGGTGAAGAAAACGTCTATAGAGCAGGTACAATTGGAACGGTAGCGGAAAAAACAGCTTACGGATATGTAAAAGGATATCAAAGTGACCATAATTTACAAATTCGCTCAGCAGAAATTGACAGACTTGTTTCAGGATGTACGGGTGTAAAAAGAACGACTGGACAGCATCCAGGTGGAATAATTGTAGTTCCTGATTTCATGAATATCCATGATTTTTGTCCGATCCAATTCCCAGCTGATGATAAAACATCAGAATGGAAAACAACCCATTTTGATTTTCACTCTATTCATGATAATTTGTTAAAGCTAGATATACTTGGACACGATGATCCGACTGTCATCAGAATGTTACAAGATTTAAGTGGGATCGATCCTAAAACAATACCAACTGATGATACGGAAGTAATGAAAATATTTTCTGGACCTGAAGTCTTAGGGGTAACAGAAGAACAAATCATGTGTAAAACAGGGACACTAGGTATCCCTGAATTCGGAACTCGATTTGTAAGGCAAATGCTTGAAGAAACGAAGCCTAGTACATTCTCAGAACTAGTTCAAATCTCAGGGTTATCTCATGGAACAGATGTATGGTTAAATAATGCTAATGAGTTAATATATAGTGGTACATGTGAACTGAAAGACGTAATTGGTTGTCGTGATGATATTATGGTTTATTTAATTTATGCTGGGTTAGAACCGTCGCTAGCCTTTAAAATTATGGAATCCGTTCGTAAAGGTAAAGGACTTCAGGAAGAGTGGATCGAAGAAATGAAAAAGAATAATGTACCAGATTGGTACATAGGGTCTTGCTTGAAGATTAAGTATATGTTCCCGAAAGCCCATGCTGCAGCCTATGTATTAATGGCTGTTCGGATTGCCTACTTTAAAGTTCATTTTCCACTACTTTACTATGCTGCATATTTCACGGTAAGAGCAGATGATTTTGATCTAGATACAATGGTTAAAGGTTCAACAAGTATCCGAGCAAAGATTGAAGAAATTAATGCAAAAGGCTTAGATGCTTCACCAAAAGAGAAGAATTTATTAACGGTTTTAGAACTTTCCTTAGAGATGTGTGAACGAGGCTTTTCTTTCCAGAAAGTGGACTTATATCGTTCGAGTGCTACTGAGTTCATTATTGAAGGAGATACGCTACTTCCACCATTTAATGCATTGAATGGAGTAGGAACAAATGCTGCTATTAACATCGTTCGAGCAAAAGAAGAACGAGAATTCCTTTCTATAGAAGATTTGCAACAACGTAGTAAATCAACGAAAACAGTTATAGAACATTTGCAAGATCATGGCTGTCTTGAAGGGTTACCAGAATCGAACCAACTATCGCTATTCTAG
- the rimP gene encoding ribosome maturation factor RimP → MSKKVTEITEELVLPIVDELELELVDIEFKKEGKNWFLRVFIDSDNGVDIEDCGTVSERLSEQLDALDPIQQAYFLEVSSPGAERPLKKEKDVYKAIGKNVHVTTYEPLDGEKAFEGKLLDFDGVDLKIQMKIKTRTKEITIPYTKVASARLAIIF, encoded by the coding sequence ATGAGTAAGAAGGTTACGGAAATTACGGAAGAGTTAGTTTTACCTATAGTAGACGAACTTGAATTAGAATTAGTCGATATAGAGTTCAAAAAGGAAGGGAAAAACTGGTTTTTGCGAGTTTTTATAGATTCTGATAACGGTGTTGATATAGAGGACTGTGGTACTGTAAGCGAACGTCTGAGTGAGCAACTAGATGCACTAGATCCAATACAACAAGCTTATTTTCTTGAAGTATCCTCTCCAGGTGCTGAACGACCTTTGAAAAAAGAAAAAGATGTCTATAAAGCTATTGGAAAGAACGTACATGTGACTACATATGAACCGCTGGATGGTGAAAAAGCGTTTGAAGGAAAATTATTAGATTTTGACGGTGTTGATTTGAAAATTCAAATGAAAATAAAAACTCGTACAAAAGAAATTACGATTCCTTATACAAAAGTAGCTAGCGCGAGGTTAGCGATTATTTTTTAA